A portion of the Calothrix sp. 336/3 genome contains these proteins:
- a CDS encoding phycobilisome linker polypeptide, whose product MANTIISPSDLSDYNSRRVRVEVTGGSYQGMMHRGKYTITIPYSCLSQTIQSIHRLGGKITNISLPFSHSPAPSLESIQPLSEITQTHALTSSPQEVVSISSHNETEELQHSSPSPTATPIQQEQEFIAVLNSAEYTFTEEW is encoded by the coding sequence ATGGCAAACACGATTATTTCTCCTAGCGATCTCAGTGACTATAATAGTCGCCGAGTCAGGGTTGAGGTCACAGGGGGTTCTTATCAAGGGATGATGCACAGAGGCAAATATACAATCACAATTCCTTATAGTTGTCTCTCTCAAACAATTCAGAGTATCCATCGCCTTGGTGGCAAGATTACTAACATTAGTCTGCCATTTTCTCACTCTCCAGCACCATCCCTTGAGTCTATTCAACCCCTGTCTGAAATTACTCAAACCCATGCTTTGACTTCTTCACCCCAGGAGGTTGTATCTATCTCTTCTCATAACGAAACTGAGGAATTACAACATTCTAGCCCTAGCCCGACGGCAACACCAATTCAGCAAGAGCAAGAGTTTATCGCTGTTTTGAACTCAGCAGAGTACACCTTTACCGAGGAGTGGTAA
- a CDS encoding ATP-binding protein, producing the protein MSKRSSRQRSPSKFKKSQNQRRKRFGETSQPQEAIQAELRQQQQRVELFSEVTLKIRQSLQLREILHTTVTEVQRILQADRVLIYHVLPDGTGKTISEAVLPDYPTLMDLEFPQEVFPEDYQQLYAQGRVRAIANVHDPAAGLASCLVEFVDQFHIKAKLIVPIVQNLNTHTQSQLWGLLIAHQCNSDRHWVDFELELMQQLADQISIALSQAQLLEHLEEVVEARTAELKDVNRNLQQEINVRKHAEATLRQREEQLRLITNALPVLIAYVDEQQKYRFNNQAYHDWLGQAPGEIYGRHLRQVWGEDCYQRMQVYVKIALSGQAVTYENDIFLKDGSGRSVDVTYIPHLDDQKTVKGFFALSSDISDRKAIERMKDEFISVISHELRTPLTSLHSALKILATGRLGTLSEEGQQMLGIADDSTERLVRLVNNVLDLQRIESGKVVMELQTCNAANLMIQATEAMQAMAQQHEITLVKQPQDIPVWADGDYILQALTNLLSNAIKFSSPGGTVWLTVEQQDGSPNFPREVIFRVRDEGQGIPYDQLERIFERFQQVDSSDSRKKGGTGLGLTICRKIIEQHNGRIWAESNPGRGSTFAFTLPAIDSI; encoded by the coding sequence GTGTCAAAACGTTCTTCTCGGCAGCGATCGCCATCCAAGTTCAAAAAATCACAAAATCAACGACGCAAGCGTTTCGGAGAGACTAGTCAACCTCAAGAGGCAATCCAGGCAGAATTAAGACAGCAGCAGCAACGGGTGGAACTGTTTTCGGAAGTGACGCTGAAAATTCGCCAATCCTTACAACTGAGGGAAATTCTCCATACCACTGTTACAGAAGTACAGCGAATTCTCCAAGCTGATCGCGTGTTAATTTATCACGTCTTACCCGACGGTACAGGCAAAACCATCAGCGAAGCAGTTTTACCAGATTATCCCACACTCATGGATCTGGAATTTCCCCAGGAAGTCTTTCCAGAAGATTATCAACAACTGTATGCCCAGGGAAGAGTGCGAGCGATCGCCAATGTCCATGATCCCGCAGCTGGTTTAGCAAGTTGTTTAGTAGAATTTGTCGATCAATTTCATATTAAAGCCAAGCTGATTGTACCAATTGTGCAAAATCTCAATACCCACACCCAGAGTCAACTGTGGGGTTTATTAATTGCTCACCAATGTAACAGCGATCGCCATTGGGTAGATTTTGAACTAGAACTGATGCAACAATTAGCCGACCAAATCAGTATCGCCCTATCTCAAGCCCAACTATTAGAACACTTAGAAGAAGTTGTAGAAGCTCGTACCGCAGAATTAAAAGATGTGAATCGCAATCTGCAACAGGAAATCAACGTCCGTAAGCACGCTGAAGCAACTTTAAGACAGAGAGAAGAACAATTACGCTTAATTACCAATGCCCTACCAGTCTTAATTGCCTACGTAGACGAGCAACAAAAATATCGTTTTAATAATCAAGCCTACCACGATTGGCTAGGGCAAGCACCAGGAGAAATTTATGGTCGTCACTTACGCCAAGTTTGGGGAGAAGATTGCTATCAAAGAATGCAAGTTTATGTGAAAATTGCCTTATCTGGGCAAGCCGTCACCTATGAAAACGATATTTTCTTAAAGGATGGTAGTGGGCGATCAGTTGATGTGACTTATATTCCCCACCTCGATGACCAGAAAACCGTCAAGGGATTCTTCGCCCTAAGCAGCGATATTAGCGATCGCAAAGCCATTGAACGGATGAAAGACGAATTTATTTCCGTAATCAGCCATGAACTGCGAACCCCCCTCACATCCTTGCACAGTGCCCTGAAAATCTTAGCTACAGGGCGTTTAGGCACTCTCTCGGAGGAAGGACAACAAATGTTGGGAATTGCCGACGACAGCACTGAAAGACTAGTACGTTTAGTGAACAACGTCCTCGATTTACAGCGCATTGAGTCTGGCAAAGTCGTGATGGAGCTACAAACCTGTAATGCCGCAAATTTGATGATCCAAGCGACAGAGGCAATGCAAGCCATGGCACAGCAGCATGAAATCACCCTTGTCAAGCAACCACAGGATATCCCAGTTTGGGCAGACGGAGATTATATCTTGCAAGCATTGACAAATTTACTCAGTAATGCAATTAAATTTTCATCACCGGGAGGTACTGTTTGGCTAACCGTAGAACAGCAAGATGGCTCACCAAATTTCCCCAGGGAAGTGATATTTAGGGTGCGAGATGAAGGACAGGGAATTCCCTACGATCAACTCGAACGGATATTTGAACGGTTTCAACAAGTGGATTCGTCAGATTCCCGCAAGAAAGGTGGTACAGGTTTAGGACTAACTATTTGTCGCAAAATCATTGAGCAGCATAATGGGAGAATTTGGGCTGAGAGTAATCCAGGGCGTGGCAGTACTTTTGCCTTCACCCTACCCGCCATTGACAGCATTTAG
- a CDS encoding chromophore lyase CpcT/CpeT, whose translation MSSLPADNHESNNLVTLARWMAGDFSNYQQASANPKDYAHIHVFFRPLPWEFFSGIGMYSEQVYDYDLWRPYRQGVHRLVDQGNQIYIENYSLKNAIFYAGAARELSILKTINIDCIERRYNCSMVFKRDGDKFQGSVEPGNQCLIEKNGRQTYLDSFVEITETTWVSLDKGMDVNTHEQVWGSTFGPLCFEKRESFAHEVPNIL comes from the coding sequence ATGTCTTCTTTACCAGCCGATAACCACGAGAGCAATAATCTAGTCACCTTAGCTAGATGGATGGCAGGGGATTTCAGCAATTATCAACAGGCATCTGCAAACCCTAAGGATTACGCCCATATCCATGTTTTTTTTCGTCCCTTACCCTGGGAATTTTTCTCTGGGATTGGGATGTATTCAGAACAGGTATATGACTATGATTTGTGGAGACCTTATCGACAGGGAGTACATCGTTTAGTCGATCAAGGAAATCAGATTTATATCGAAAATTACAGTTTAAAGAATGCTATTTTCTATGCTGGTGCAGCCCGTGAATTAAGTATTCTCAAAACCATAAATATAGATTGTATAGAGCGGCGATATAACTGCTCAATGGTTTTTAAACGAGATGGAGATAAGTTTCAAGGAAGTGTAGAACCAGGGAATCAATGCTTAATTGAAAAAAATGGTCGCCAAACTTATCTCGATAGTTTTGTAGAAATTACAGAAACTACCTGGGTAAGTCTAGATAAAGGGATGGATGTAAATACACACGAGCAAGTTTGGGGTTCTACCTTTGGTCCTTTGTGTTTTGAAAAACGGGAGAGTTTTGCCCATGAAGTCCCAAATATCCTATGA
- a CDS encoding response regulator, with translation MATKRILIIDDEETIQTVVQFGIKMAAGWEVFTASSGLEGIQAAQIEKPDVILLDVMMPEMDGIATFKELQSHSETEEIPVILLTAKAQTAEKRQFNDLGVSGVITKPFNSLDLPEQITRILHW, from the coding sequence ATGGCTACAAAGCGGATTTTAATTATTGATGACGAAGAAACGATTCAAACCGTTGTACAATTTGGCATCAAAATGGCGGCGGGATGGGAAGTATTCACTGCTAGCTCTGGTTTAGAAGGGATTCAGGCAGCCCAAATAGAAAAACCCGACGTGATTTTGCTAGATGTGATGATGCCAGAGATGGATGGAATTGCTACCTTTAAAGAACTCCAGTCCCATTCAGAAACGGAAGAAATTCCCGTCATTCTTTTAACCGCCAAAGCCCAAACGGCAGAAAAGCGTCAGTTTAATGATTTGGGAGTCAGTGGTGTCATTACCAAACCCTTTAACTCCCTGGATCTGCCAGAGCAAATCACGAGAATTCTCCATTGGTAG
- a CDS encoding response regulator yields the protein MKILLVEDDDLLIKVLTKNLATHHYVVDVVKDGEMGWTYGSTFEYDLIVLDIMLPKLDGISLCKRFRTEGYTLPILLLTAQDTITAKVQGLDAGADDYMVKPFDSVELIARIRALLRRGSANPFPLLTWGDLLLNPSTCEVTYNGRPLNLTTMEYDLLELLLRDCQHVFSTEELLDRLWSSEEFPSQATVRSHIRRVRHKLVSAGAPQDFIATMHGRGYYLKAPSGEESTVTTVPEHSSQNPSVKTQFQESLKDVPKHIPPVDSQQQYLAFLNETWTTNKPKSLEQIAILLQAVRDLQANQLKPSQQLQAQQIAHKLAGSLGIFGLTKTMHLARQLEYWLGGREPLQAKHAPLMRTLVTALQEEIDHTTLIEMSQIPSGQSPLLLLMSSDTEFNQSLVSVAASRGIRLEIAPVGDMAQTTLIEESIFDFVGQQPDVILLRFPAIASPIPQGSKFWEILQTLAQRYPNLPIIVMGDRDELDDRLQVMRRGGKLFLVTPTPPEQVIDAVVNLLRGDKIPHKVMILDDDQNWLSNLPTLLKPWGFKVTTLADPLQFWTVLQAVTPDALILDVNMPNINGFELCQILRSDPHWQRLPVLFLSVLTDATSQNQAFSVGADDYLCKPVMGVELANRILSRLQRVRAWAI from the coding sequence ATGAAAATATTGCTTGTAGAAGATGATGACTTACTAATTAAAGTCCTAACCAAAAATCTGGCAACCCATCACTATGTTGTAGATGTGGTCAAAGATGGGGAAATGGGTTGGACTTATGGTTCTACCTTTGAGTATGACCTGATTGTTCTCGATATTATGCTGCCCAAATTAGATGGTATCAGTTTATGTAAACGTTTTCGTACAGAAGGCTACACCCTGCCAATTCTATTACTCACTGCCCAAGATACAATTACTGCCAAAGTCCAAGGATTAGATGCAGGGGCAGATGACTATATGGTGAAACCCTTCGACTCTGTAGAACTAATTGCCAGGATTCGGGCTTTATTGAGACGAGGTAGCGCTAATCCTTTTCCTTTACTCACTTGGGGTGATTTACTCCTCAACCCTAGTACCTGTGAAGTTACCTATAATGGTCGTCCCCTGAACCTGACAACCATGGAGTATGATTTATTGGAACTACTCCTGCGGGACTGTCAGCACGTTTTTAGCACAGAAGAACTTTTAGATAGGTTATGGTCTTCAGAGGAATTTCCCTCCCAGGCAACGGTACGTTCCCATATTCGTCGGGTTCGACACAAGTTAGTTTCTGCCGGAGCGCCCCAGGATTTCATTGCTACCATGCATGGTAGAGGTTACTACTTAAAAGCACCGAGTGGTGAAGAATCTACTGTCACAACTGTTCCAGAGCATAGTTCTCAGAATCCCTCAGTCAAAACTCAGTTTCAAGAAAGTCTTAAGGATGTACCAAAGCATATTCCTCCAGTTGACTCCCAGCAACAATACCTGGCTTTCCTGAATGAGACTTGGACAACAAACAAGCCCAAAAGTCTGGAACAGATAGCAATTTTGCTCCAAGCAGTCAGAGACTTACAAGCTAATCAACTTAAACCCTCACAGCAGTTGCAGGCACAACAGATCGCTCATAAACTTGCAGGTAGTTTGGGAATCTTTGGGCTGACTAAGACAATGCACCTGGCACGGCAATTAGAATATTGGCTAGGGGGGCGTGAACCTCTGCAAGCAAAACATGCACCTTTGATGAGAACTTTGGTGACTGCTCTCCAGGAGGAGATTGATCACACAACCCTGATTGAAATGTCTCAGATTCCCAGTGGTCAGTCACCTTTGCTACTACTGATGAGTTCAGATACGGAATTTAACCAGTCTTTAGTCTCTGTAGCAGCCAGTCGAGGAATTCGCCTAGAAATTGCTCCGGTAGGGGATATGGCTCAAACCACGTTGATAGAGGAGTCTATTTTTGATTTTGTGGGTCAACAACCCGATGTCATTCTGTTGCGGTTTCCTGCAATTGCGTCCCCCATACCCCAAGGGAGTAAATTTTGGGAAATATTGCAGACATTAGCACAGCGTTACCCCAATTTACCAATTATTGTCATGGGCGATCGCGATGAATTAGACGATCGTTTGCAGGTAATGCGACGGGGTGGAAAACTGTTTTTGGTGACACCAACTCCACCGGAGCAAGTTATTGATGCTGTTGTGAATCTGTTACGAGGTGATAAAATTCCCCACAAGGTGATGATTTTGGATGATGACCAAAATTGGTTAAGCAACCTCCCAACTCTACTCAAACCTTGGGGATTTAAGGTGACAACCCTTGCCGATCCACTACAGTTCTGGACGGTTTTGCAAGCAGTTACCCCCGATGCCCTGATTTTAGATGTGAATATGCCAAATATTAATGGCTTTGAACTGTGCCAAATTCTCCGCAGTGACCCCCATTGGCAGCGTCTGCCTGTATTATTTCTCAGTGTGTTGACAGATGCCACAAGCCAGAATCAAGCTTTTAGCGTTGGTGCTGATGACTATTTGTGTAAACCTGTGATGGGAGTCGAATTAGCTAACCGGATTCTCAGCCGTTTACAGAGAGTCCGAGCTTGGGCTATTTAG
- a CDS encoding phycobiliprotein lyase: MNIQEFVASSVGHWRSQRSAHHLAFSHFEAVQSEIDIISLADDDSAVIDLCKSYDVDPQTVVSPFRMTWEGQSDWDDSEIKGSCVLVPVPDPKDSHRGKLLRDQGYAETIAAVGEYYFTEDGTFVLVTPYERAAAEEKIWFVNPNVRCRVSLIKTSAGTGVVTASFSSEIRQNVET; the protein is encoded by the coding sequence ATGAATATTCAGGAGTTTGTAGCCAGTTCTGTTGGACATTGGCGATCGCAACGTAGTGCCCATCATTTGGCTTTTAGCCATTTTGAAGCAGTACAGTCGGAAATTGACATCATATCCCTTGCAGATGATGACTCCGCAGTGATTGACCTATGTAAAAGCTATGACGTTGATCCACAGACGGTGGTTTCCCCCTTTCGTATGACCTGGGAAGGTCAATCAGACTGGGATGATAGTGAAATCAAAGGGAGCTGTGTATTAGTTCCTGTACCAGATCCAAAAGATTCCCATCGCGGTAAACTCCTACGCGATCAAGGGTATGCTGAAACCATTGCTGCCGTTGGTGAATATTACTTCACAGAAGACGGTACTTTCGTTCTCGTCACTCCCTATGAACGGGCTGCGGCTGAAGAAAAAATCTGGTTTGTCAACCCTAATGTCCGTTGTCGGGTTTCTTTAATTAAAACCAGTGCTGGTACGGGAGTTGTCACTGCTTCCTTTTCCTCAGAGATTCGTCAAAATGTTGAGACTTGA
- a CDS encoding phycobilisome rod-core linker polypeptide, protein MALWIEAESVELRPNASEDDLQAIIRAVYRQVLGNAHIFENQRLTSAESQLRNGDITVKEFVRAVAQSDLYRSLFFETSSPYRFIELNFKHLLGRAPQDQAEIAEHVQIYNTQGYEAEINSYIGSDEYIKSFGENIVPSARGNRTQAGIKNVGFNRTFALMRGFAANDLGKSAKLISDIGSNLATKIVSPSHGSGTSSNTGKRFRLTISKANFGTRVTQSMATFEVGYNQLSQKIQNIQKTGGKILSITEVG, encoded by the coding sequence ATGGCGCTGTGGATAGAAGCAGAATCCGTTGAATTACGCCCTAACGCCAGCGAAGATGATTTGCAAGCTATCATCCGTGCTGTATATCGTCAGGTACTAGGCAATGCCCATATCTTTGAGAACCAAAGACTTACCAGTGCAGAGTCACAATTACGAAATGGCGATATCACTGTAAAAGAATTTGTCCGTGCAGTGGCTCAATCTGACTTATACCGATCGCTATTTTTTGAAACTTCTTCTCCCTACCGTTTTATCGAATTGAATTTTAAACATTTGCTCGGTCGCGCCCCCCAAGATCAAGCAGAAATTGCAGAGCACGTACAAATTTACAACACACAGGGCTACGAAGCGGAAATCAACTCCTACATAGGCAGCGACGAATATATTAAGAGCTTTGGTGAAAATATTGTGCCTTCTGCCCGTGGTAATCGTACCCAAGCAGGTATCAAGAATGTTGGTTTTAACCGCACATTTGCCTTAATGCGTGGATTTGCTGCTAATGATTTGGGCAAATCCGCAAAATTAATCAGCGATATTGGCAGTAATCTCGCAACGAAGATTGTTTCTCCATCTCACGGTTCTGGAACCTCTAGCAATACAGGTAAACGTTTCCGTCTGACCATATCCAAAGCCAATTTCGGTACACGGGTGACTCAGAGTATGGCAACTTTTGAAGTTGGATACAATCAGCTATCCCAAAAAATTCAAAACATCCAAAAAACTGGGGGCAAAATTCTCAGTATCACTGAAGTCGGTTAA
- a CDS encoding phycobilisome linker polypeptide yields the protein MPFGPASRLGVSLFDETPPVEWVPGYSQEEAETIIKAVYRQVLGNAYVMESERLVVPESQFKRGELSVREFVRAVAKSDLYCSRFFTSCARYRAIELNFRHLLGRPPLDLEEMRGHSTILDTQGFAADIDSYIDSDEYQNTFGENIVPYIRGYKTEACTSMVQFTHTFQLVRGASSSSLKGDLSGKTPKLNALVIQGTPTAVISPASGGATFSTPPIGSRSRHGVDASSGGKVYRIEVTGYRAKTFNNISKFRRSNQVFLVPYDKLSQEYQRIHQQGGVIASITAV from the coding sequence ATGCCATTTGGACCAGCTTCACGCCTGGGAGTCAGCCTTTTTGATGAAACCCCTCCCGTTGAGTGGGTTCCCGGTTACTCACAAGAAGAAGCAGAAACCATCATTAAGGCAGTTTATCGCCAAGTCCTAGGTAATGCCTATGTCATGGAAAGTGAGCGCCTAGTAGTCCCCGAATCTCAATTTAAACGGGGTGAATTAAGCGTCCGTGAATTTGTCCGAGCAGTGGCAAAATCTGACCTGTATTGTTCTCGCTTCTTTACCAGTTGCGCACGTTACCGGGCAATCGAACTGAACTTCCGCCATCTTCTAGGTCGTCCCCCACTGGATTTAGAAGAAATGCGTGGACACAGCACCATTCTCGACACCCAAGGTTTTGCAGCTGATATCGATTCCTACATCGACAGCGATGAATATCAAAATACCTTCGGAGAAAACATTGTTCCCTACATTCGGGGTTACAAAACAGAAGCTTGTACCAGCATGGTGCAGTTTACCCACACCTTCCAACTGGTGCGTGGCGCTTCTAGTAGCAGCTTGAAAGGTGACTTGTCAGGCAAGACTCCTAAACTCAATGCCCTGGTAATTCAAGGCACACCCACAGCAGTAATTTCACCTGCAAGTGGAGGCGCAACCTTCTCTACACCCCCCATCGGTTCCCGCAGTCGTCATGGTGTGGATGCCAGTTCTGGAGGCAAAGTCTATCGGATTGAAGTTACTGGCTACCGTGCCAAAACCTTCAACAACATTTCCAAGTTCCGTCGTTCCAATCAAGTTTTCCTGGTTCCCTACGACAAACTCTCCCAAGAGTATCAACGGATTCACCAGCAAGGTGGTGTGATTGCCAGTATCACAGCTGTATAG
- a CDS encoding phycobiliprotein lyase, producing the protein MNPILQFQEFFQACVGNWATERTYHYLTHQEVERSHTEFVIQPVTLDRKNQVLSDNQYPSPPDLDNLPGYHLEFATISEKGDHVNQSLNMLFVPQQQEGMILLGDYLRDRAYEESRPIVSKFRFYPENRELLMTTTYTRVISVDSITLVNPQLRIRKILNYRRPQANEPMQEVLLVGFGVEQKQTP; encoded by the coding sequence ATGAACCCAATTTTACAATTTCAAGAGTTTTTTCAAGCTTGTGTTGGTAACTGGGCAACAGAGCGTACTTACCATTATCTCACCCATCAAGAAGTAGAGCGATCGCACACAGAATTTGTCATTCAACCCGTCACCCTTGATCGCAAAAACCAGGTACTCAGCGATAATCAATACCCTTCCCCACCAGATTTAGACAATTTACCTGGATATCATCTAGAGTTTGCCACCATTTCCGAAAAAGGCGATCACGTCAATCAATCCCTAAATATGCTCTTTGTCCCACAGCAGCAAGAGGGTATGATTTTACTTGGGGACTATCTGCGCGATCGCGCCTATGAAGAATCTCGCCCCATCGTTTCTAAGTTCCGTTTCTATCCTGAAAACCGAGAACTATTGATGACTACCACCTACACCCGTGTCATCTCTGTAGATTCTATTACCCTAGTTAACCCCCAACTGCGTATCCGCAAAATCCTAAATTATCGCCGCCCACAAGCAAATGAACCCATGCAAGAAGTTCTCCTTGTTGGTTTTGGAGTGGAACAAAAACAAACTCCTTAA
- a CDS encoding phycocyanobilin:ferredoxin oxidoreductase, producing the protein MLKSMEASLRSRQHPLIHRLADCIEEVWHKYLDISPYSVPEGLGYVEGHLEGERLIIENHCYQAPQFRKLHLELAQVGNGLDILHCVMFPNPEYALPIFGTDLVGGRGGIISAAIADLSPVNSDRTLPQPYYQALSVLSDVPFSQPRALPEWGDIFSDFCLFVRPGDAQEEDKFFNRVREFLTIHCQIASQEQPLTSNLDITKVIAGQRNYCTKQQQNDKTRRVLEKSFGAEWADRYMNTMLFDYVA; encoded by the coding sequence ATGTTGAAGTCTATGGAAGCGTCGTTAAGAAGCCGTCAGCATCCTCTAATCCACAGGTTGGCGGATTGTATTGAAGAAGTTTGGCACAAATACCTGGATATCTCCCCCTACTCTGTACCAGAGGGTTTAGGCTATGTTGAAGGGCACCTGGAAGGCGAACGACTGATTATTGAAAATCATTGCTACCAGGCTCCCCAATTTCGCAAACTGCATTTAGAACTGGCTCAAGTTGGCAACGGCTTAGATATTCTCCACTGTGTCATGTTTCCCAACCCCGAATATGCCCTACCCATATTTGGTACAGATTTAGTTGGCGGACGAGGAGGAATCATTAGTGCAGCGATCGCCGATCTATCTCCCGTCAATAGCGATCGCACTCTCCCCCAACCCTACTATCAAGCATTATCTGTCTTGTCTGATGTCCCCTTTTCCCAACCACGAGCTTTACCAGAATGGGGCGATATCTTTTCTGATTTTTGTCTATTCGTCCGTCCCGGAGATGCTCAAGAAGAGGATAAGTTTTTCAATCGGGTTCGGGAATTTTTAACCATCCATTGTCAGATTGCTAGCCAAGAACAACCTCTCACCTCTAATCTTGACATCACAAAGGTGATAGCAGGTCAACGCAATTATTGTACAAAACAACAACAAAATGATAAAACTCGCCGCGTACTAGAAAAATCCTTTGGTGCAGAGTGGGCAGATCGCTATATGAATACAATGCTCTTTGACTATGTAGCTTAA
- a CDS encoding phycobilisome rod-core linker polypeptide, with the protein MTSLTMIELWPTSSLEEIQTVIRAVYKQVLGNPHVMESERLVTAESQLCDRSITVREFVRAVAKSDFYRTRYFESCAPYRFVELNFLHLLGRAPQDQREVSEHIVRTVAEGYAAEIDSYIDSSEYQAAFGENVVPYYRGKNSEANPKQVGYNRIFALDRGPAQIDSAVKSAQLVYAVATNSANTIQASTATVIGSGTEKRFKIVVTGSKFDSPRRISTTEYIVSASKMTPQIQRINRTSGKIVSITEIA; encoded by the coding sequence ATGACATCCTTAACAATGATTGAACTGTGGCCCACCAGCAGTTTGGAAGAAATCCAGACAGTTATTCGGGCAGTTTACAAGCAAGTATTGGGTAATCCCCATGTGATGGAAAGTGAGCGCTTGGTGACAGCAGAGTCCCAATTGTGCGATCGCTCTATCACTGTGCGAGAATTTGTCCGTGCTGTTGCCAAGTCCGATTTTTATCGTACCCGCTACTTTGAGTCTTGCGCCCCCTACCGCTTTGTAGAATTGAACTTTCTCCACTTGCTCGGTCGCGCACCCCAAGACCAAAGAGAAGTTTCTGAACATATCGTTCGCACTGTAGCTGAAGGCTACGCAGCTGAAATCGATTCCTACATCGATAGCAGTGAATATCAAGCAGCCTTTGGCGAAAATGTAGTGCCCTACTATCGCGGCAAAAACAGCGAAGCTAACCCCAAACAAGTTGGCTACAACCGCATATTTGCCCTCGATCGCGGTCCTGCACAAATTGACAGCGCAGTCAAATCTGCTCAATTGGTTTATGCAGTCGCTACTAACAGCGCCAACACCATTCAAGCTTCAACAGCAACTGTCATCGGTTCTGGTACTGAAAAACGGTTCAAAATCGTAGTGACAGGTTCTAAATTCGATAGTCCCCGCCGCATCAGCACCACTGAGTACATCGTGTCGGCAAGTAAAATGACCCCACAAATTCAGCGAATCAATCGCACCTCTGGCAAAATCGTGAGCATTACCGAAATTGCCTAA
- a CDS encoding HEAT repeat domain-containing protein, producing the protein MHSDRLFQLESMLRSGAINQRKAALDELAQTPAHIAIPLLQRLASDEDFLCRRFAVMGLGNHPTPASLQILKDLLEKEADNNVLSEIANSLFEFGDESVPVLQKLFERNHHWLTRQTIISILMEAHQDDVLLAVIREALQDETQTVKETAILALGTLLKGKLHQEALNILSELSQAQDWRDRWRTATALNLSSSPQAKEILAKLQQDENHYVVAAALEASLPHE; encoded by the coding sequence ATGCATAGCGATCGCCTCTTCCAACTAGAATCAATGCTGCGCTCTGGAGCTATTAATCAGCGCAAAGCTGCCCTAGATGAATTAGCTCAAACCCCCGCCCATATTGCCATTCCCCTTTTACAGCGACTTGCCTCTGATGAAGATTTCCTCTGTCGTCGCTTTGCGGTAATGGGTTTAGGCAACCATCCCACCCCAGCATCCTTACAAATCCTCAAAGATTTACTGGAGAAGGAAGCAGACAATAATGTCTTATCAGAAATTGCCAATTCCCTATTTGAGTTTGGTGACGAATCTGTACCTGTGTTGCAAAAGCTATTTGAGCGCAATCATCACTGGCTAACTCGACAAACGATAATTTCGATTTTGATGGAAGCTCACCAAGACGATGTACTCCTAGCAGTCATCCGAGAGGCTTTGCAAGATGAGACGCAAACCGTTAAAGAAACCGCTATCCTGGCACTGGGAACCCTATTAAAAGGGAAATTACATCAGGAAGCCCTAAATATATTATCCGAATTATCCCAGGCACAAGATTGGCGCGATCGCTGGCGCACAGCCACAGCTTTAAACCTGTCATCCAGCCCCCAAGCCAAGGAAATTCTGGCAAAACTCCAACAGGATGAGAATCATTATGTTGTTGCCGCTGCCCTAGAAGCAAGTTTGCCCCACGAATAA
- a CDS encoding antibiotic biosynthesis monooxygenase, with amino-acid sequence MQYVLIIHEVEDYASWKKVFDEAADIRAEAGEKVYQVLKYVDNPNKVVHFSSWTSIDDAKRFFESPQLVKIRAEAGVKSPDFIYLEQLESGTL; translated from the coding sequence ATGCAGTATGTGTTGATTATTCATGAAGTTGAAGATTATGCATCATGGAAAAAAGTTTTTGATGAGGCTGCTGATATACGCGCAGAAGCTGGAGAGAAAGTATATCAGGTTTTAAAATATGTCGATAATCCCAACAAAGTCGTACATTTTTCTTCCTGGACATCAATAGATGATGCTAAGCGGTTTTTTGAATCGCCTCAGTTGGTGAAGATAAGAGCAGAAGCTGGTGTCAAGTCTCCTGATTTCATATATCTAGAGCAATTAGAGTCAGGTACTTTGTAG